A genome region from Methanolinea sp. includes the following:
- the iorA gene encoding indolepyruvate ferredoxin oxidoreductase subunit alpha produces MRREYLLGNEAIARGCLEAPVDFVTGYPGTPSSEVIDILRGIPERGYYVEWSVNEKVALENALAAAWCGLRALVTMKHVGLNVAADPLMTSAYTGVTGGLVIMSADDPFAHSSQNEQDSRCYALFAKIPCLDPSTIQEAHDMARDAFSLSEQFGLPVIFRPTTRICHSKGDTITGEPAKNTRKGEFHKDPKQYVVIPAHTRVLHRKLNEKQPAVKKALVENGYNKAVIRGPRAVVASGIAAAYVEELIPDDVSLVRIGAYPVDEGWLRDQVRRHESVLVVEELHPVVEEIVRQVSGGVPVSGKKDGLVPWEGELSTASVASILKSFGIEPRETYPPAVPVADLPPRPPILCAGCMHRPVFYAIRRVFKDGIFPSDIGCYTLGLQLGAVDTTLCMGAAVTVASGLSHAGEKREIVATIGDSTFLHSGIPGLINAVYNGARMILVILDNRVTAMTGHQPNPCSGTTATGAPSPQISLEAVCRACGVQWVETVDPYDLVSTMATLRAAAEQPGVKVVIARQPCVITARRANIRRGRFEVDREACTACGVCIGFGCPAIERGEEDKARITDLCSGCGVCAQICPAGAIRKERRKEGRR; encoded by the coding sequence ATGAGAAGGGAGTACCTCCTTGGCAACGAAGCGATCGCCCGCGGGTGCCTGGAAGCCCCCGTCGATTTCGTGACGGGGTATCCCGGCACGCCGTCCTCGGAGGTGATCGACATCCTCCGCGGGATACCGGAGAGGGGCTACTACGTCGAGTGGTCTGTCAACGAGAAGGTCGCGCTGGAAAACGCCCTTGCCGCGGCGTGGTGCGGGCTCCGCGCACTCGTCACGATGAAACACGTCGGCCTGAACGTCGCGGCAGACCCCCTCATGACGAGCGCGTACACGGGCGTCACGGGGGGCCTCGTCATCATGAGCGCCGACGACCCGTTCGCGCACAGTTCCCAGAACGAGCAGGACAGCCGGTGCTACGCCCTCTTCGCGAAGATTCCCTGCCTCGATCCCTCGACGATCCAGGAGGCCCACGACATGGCGAGGGACGCGTTTTCCCTCTCGGAACAGTTCGGTCTCCCCGTCATCTTCAGGCCCACGACGCGGATCTGCCACTCCAAGGGGGACACGATCACCGGCGAGCCGGCCAAGAACACGCGCAAGGGCGAGTTCCACAAGGACCCCAAACAGTACGTGGTCATCCCCGCACACACGCGTGTCCTCCACAGGAAGCTGAACGAAAAGCAGCCCGCGGTGAAGAAGGCCCTCGTGGAGAATGGGTACAACAAGGCCGTGATACGGGGACCCCGGGCGGTCGTCGCGAGCGGGATCGCGGCCGCGTACGTGGAGGAGCTCATCCCCGATGACGTCTCCCTCGTGAGGATCGGGGCGTACCCCGTCGACGAGGGATGGCTCAGAGACCAGGTGCGGCGCCACGAGAGCGTCCTCGTCGTTGAGGAGCTCCACCCCGTCGTCGAGGAGATCGTCCGCCAGGTCTCCGGCGGGGTCCCGGTCTCGGGCAAGAAGGACGGGCTCGTCCCGTGGGAGGGGGAGCTTTCCACGGCCTCGGTCGCCTCGATCCTCAAGTCCTTCGGGATCGAACCCCGCGAGACCTACCCCCCGGCAGTTCCCGTGGCAGATCTCCCTCCCCGGCCACCCATCCTCTGCGCGGGGTGCATGCACCGCCCCGTCTTCTACGCGATCCGCAGGGTCTTCAAGGACGGGATATTCCCTAGCGACATCGGGTGCTACACCCTCGGGCTCCAGCTCGGCGCCGTGGACACGACACTCTGCATGGGGGCCGCCGTCACGGTCGCGAGCGGGCTCTCCCACGCGGGGGAGAAGAGGGAGATCGTCGCGACGATAGGGGATTCGACCTTCCTCCACTCGGGCATCCCCGGCCTCATCAACGCGGTGTACAACGGTGCCCGCATGATCCTCGTCATCCTCGACAACCGGGTCACGGCGATGACGGGGCACCAGCCCAACCCGTGTTCCGGCACCACGGCGACGGGTGCCCCCTCGCCCCAGATCTCGCTCGAGGCGGTGTGCAGGGCGTGCGGTGTCCAGTGGGTGGAGACCGTGGACCCCTACGACCTCGTCTCCACGATGGCGACCCTGCGGGCCGCGGCGGAACAACCGGGCGTGAAGGTCGTGATCGCGCGGCAGCCGTGCGTGATCACGGCACGGCGGGCAAACATCCGGAGGGGGCGCTTCGAGGTCGACCGCGAGGCGTGCACGGCCTGCGGCGTCTGCATCGGGTTCGGCTGCCCCGCGATAGAGAGGGGAGAGGAGGACAAGGCACGCATCACGGACCTCTGCAGCGGGTGCGGAGTCTGTGCCCAGATATGCCCCGCGGGTGCGATCAGGAAGGAGCGAAGGAAGGAGGGCAGGCGATGA
- a CDS encoding zinc finger domain-containing protein, giving the protein MPSRKCTSCNAPLAERGATEFGCPTCGHEIRRCFRCREQSIPYVCPRCGFTGP; this is encoded by the coding sequence ATGCCATCCAGAAAGTGCACCTCATGCAATGCGCCGCTTGCCGAGAGGGGCGCAACGGAATTCGGATGCCCCACGTGTGGCCATGAGATCAGGAGATGCTTCCGCTGCCGCGAACAGAGTATTCCCTACGTCTGTCCGAGGTGCGGGTTCACGGGGCCGTGA
- a CDS encoding elongation factor 1-beta encodes MGTVAVILRVMPESPEVDLAGLKEAIRREVPAVKDIREEPIGFGLKALVVAALVQDAGGETDALEAAIQKIPGVERAEITDVTLT; translated from the coding sequence ATGGGAACGGTGGCAGTCATCCTCAGGGTCATGCCCGAGTCGCCCGAGGTCGACCTCGCGGGGCTGAAGGAGGCGATACGCAGGGAGGTCCCCGCCGTGAAAGACATCCGCGAGGAGCCCATCGGGTTCGGGCTCAAGGCACTCGTCGTCGCGGCGCTGGTGCAGGACGCGGGGGGCGAGACGGATGCCCTCGAGGCAGCGATCCAGAAGATACCCGGCGTCGAGCGGGCAGAGATCACCGACGTGACCCTCACCTGA
- a CDS encoding tRNA (N(6)-L-threonylcarbamoyladenosine(37)-C(2))-methylthiotransferase translates to MPWMGDGSHGADSKKAGDSRGALRALAEKKVFLRTFGCTYNAGDSWKLAEVLKAQGCTLVDDPCLADAIVLNTCAVVGRTERKVLAEVRRHEGRPVYVTGCMPLALPGAFAATRRPVVTIHPDEIHAAWAKVNTVPAGPVGIVQACRGCLGSCTYCITRRARGVLESRDPREILSETARLVAAGAFEVRLTGQDLAAWGKDTGQSLPSLLHALNSLPGHFMVRPGMMNPATLYPAREGVAEAFTLPKIFATLHLPVQSGSMGVLRRMQREYTPAEVLEIVEVFREAVPGLSLTTDIICGFPGETEGEFEETLGLLREVRPDRVIVTRYSPRPGTPAAGEVDMPDRVKKERSRRLLALAVEIARGENARWVGRTVPVVVTERLRPGTSMGRTREYRGVVIGGEYPPGTVLPVRILSDHVYYFRGQPV, encoded by the coding sequence ATGCCATGGATGGGCGACGGGTCGCACGGCGCGGACAGCAAAAAGGCGGGGGACAGCCGCGGGGCACTCCGCGCCCTCGCGGAAAAGAAGGTATTCCTGCGGACGTTTGGCTGCACGTACAACGCGGGGGACAGCTGGAAGCTCGCCGAGGTCCTCAAAGCGCAGGGGTGCACGCTCGTCGACGATCCCTGCCTTGCCGACGCCATCGTCCTCAACACGTGCGCGGTCGTCGGGAGGACGGAGAGGAAGGTCCTCGCGGAGGTGCGGCGGCACGAGGGCCGCCCCGTCTACGTGACCGGGTGCATGCCGCTCGCCCTCCCCGGAGCGTTCGCGGCCACGCGAAGGCCTGTCGTCACCATCCACCCCGACGAGATCCACGCCGCGTGGGCGAAAGTGAACACCGTTCCTGCCGGCCCGGTGGGGATAGTCCAGGCCTGCCGGGGTTGCCTCGGGTCGTGCACGTACTGCATCACGCGGCGCGCCCGGGGCGTCCTGGAGAGCCGGGACCCGCGCGAGATCCTCTCGGAGACCGCGCGCCTCGTCGCCGCGGGCGCATTCGAGGTGAGGCTGACGGGCCAGGACCTTGCCGCGTGGGGGAAGGACACCGGGCAGTCCCTCCCGTCCCTCCTCCACGCGCTCAACTCCCTCCCGGGGCACTTCATGGTCCGTCCCGGGATGATGAACCCGGCGACCCTCTATCCCGCCCGCGAGGGTGTCGCGGAGGCATTCACCCTTCCCAAGATCTTCGCGACCCTCCACCTCCCGGTCCAGTCGGGGTCTATGGGGGTCCTCCGGCGGATGCAGAGGGAGTACACCCCGGCAGAAGTCCTCGAGATCGTGGAGGTCTTCCGGGAGGCCGTCCCCGGGCTCTCCCTCACGACGGACATCATCTGCGGTTTCCCGGGGGAGACCGAGGGGGAATTCGAGGAGACGCTCGGACTCCTCCGGGAAGTCCGGCCCGACAGGGTCATCGTGACCCGCTACTCCCCTCGTCCCGGGACACCCGCCGCGGGGGAGGTGGACATGCCCGACCGCGTCAAGAAGGAGCGGTCGCGGAGGCTCCTTGCCCTCGCCGTGGAGATCGCGCGGGGCGAGAACGCGCGGTGGGTGGGCCGGACCGTCCCCGTCGTCGTCACCGAGCGCCTCCGGCCGGGCACGTCCATGGGCAGGACCCGCGAGTACCGCGGCGTCGTCATCGGGGGAGAGTATCCCCCCGGGACTGTCCTTCCGGTCCGGATCCTCTCGGACCACGTGTATTACTTCAGGGGACAACCCGTGTGA
- a CDS encoding phospholipase D-like domain-containing protein — MHRVPLVLALVLLISPVSAFALVEFCPDPYLEKDLDEYFVLEGSGPLDGIVVSDGEGSLRFPPGSHLSGRCVVARDAEAYRRSHGVLPDYEWEGSSPLVPDMERTGRFQLANTRDEITLFWNRYPVQKVEWPGTVSTRQGQVHYLENGTWDRRILMLGQSRFAPARFDGVSGVAFVAPDCSREVFLSAVAGAREEILVAVYEFTSPDLARALVEAAGRGVNVTVLLEGGPVGGIPTGEKWVISRLEGAGIPVSAMSGTQDVHAPYRFMHAKYMVVDRSGVLVTSENFKDSGFPERGKKGNRGWGVFVRDRRLAEYFASVFSHDAGGKYTVRAPAGGGTMEITHADASPPRYTPYDFSGATVTPVVSPDTSYLLHDLLRGAERTLDIEVAYIANESAGVLNPLLSDAVDAARRGVRVRVLLDSYPYNVEDDADNDEMVDLVNGIAAAERLPLEARLADLSRGNILKVHNKGVIVDGRRVLVSSINWNANSPAFNRETALVVDHPGVGAYFSGVFESDWKTAGSEGEPGRHPDTAKVLAAVAVVVLVACVFSLKRGRRR, encoded by the coding sequence ATGCACAGGGTACCCCTCGTCCTCGCCCTGGTCCTGCTCATCTCGCCCGTTTCTGCCTTCGCCCTCGTCGAGTTCTGCCCCGACCCGTACCTCGAGAAAGACCTCGACGAATACTTCGTCCTCGAGGGGAGCGGCCCCCTCGACGGGATCGTGGTCAGCGACGGGGAGGGGAGCCTGCGGTTCCCTCCCGGCTCCCACCTCTCGGGGCGGTGCGTCGTTGCCCGCGACGCGGAGGCATACAGGCGGAGCCACGGGGTACTCCCCGACTACGAGTGGGAGGGGAGTTCCCCCCTCGTCCCCGACATGGAGAGGACGGGCAGGTTCCAGCTCGCGAACACGCGCGACGAGATCACCCTGTTCTGGAACCGGTATCCGGTCCAGAAAGTCGAGTGGCCCGGGACGGTATCGACGCGCCAGGGCCAGGTCCACTACCTCGAGAACGGGACGTGGGACCGCCGCATCCTAATGCTGGGCCAGTCCCGGTTCGCGCCGGCCCGCTTCGACGGCGTCTCCGGGGTCGCCTTCGTCGCCCCCGACTGCTCGAGGGAGGTATTCCTCTCTGCCGTCGCGGGGGCGAGGGAGGAGATCCTCGTCGCCGTCTACGAGTTCACGAGCCCGGACCTCGCCCGGGCGCTGGTGGAGGCGGCGGGGAGGGGGGTGAACGTCACCGTCCTGCTCGAGGGCGGGCCCGTGGGGGGGATACCCACGGGGGAAAAGTGGGTCATCTCGCGGCTCGAGGGCGCGGGCATCCCCGTCTCCGCGATGTCGGGGACGCAGGACGTCCACGCCCCTTACCGGTTCATGCACGCGAAGTACATGGTCGTCGACAGGTCGGGTGTCCTCGTCACGAGCGAGAACTTCAAGGACAGTGGGTTCCCGGAGCGGGGGAAGAAGGGGAACAGGGGGTGGGGCGTCTTTGTCAGGGACAGGCGCCTCGCGGAGTACTTCGCCTCCGTCTTCTCCCACGACGCGGGCGGGAAGTACACGGTGCGTGCACCGGCCGGCGGCGGGACAATGGAGATCACGCACGCGGATGCATCTCCCCCGCGTTACACCCCGTACGATTTCTCCGGGGCGACGGTCACGCCCGTCGTCTCCCCGGACACGAGTTACCTCCTGCACGACCTCCTCAGGGGGGCGGAGAGGACCCTCGACATCGAGGTTGCGTACATCGCGAACGAGTCCGCGGGCGTGCTGAACCCCCTCCTTTCCGACGCGGTGGATGCTGCCCGGCGCGGTGTCCGCGTGAGGGTGCTGCTCGATTCCTATCCCTACAACGTGGAGGACGATGCCGACAACGACGAGATGGTGGACCTCGTCAACGGGATCGCCGCGGCGGAACGTCTCCCGCTCGAGGCGAGGCTCGCGGACCTGAGCCGCGGGAATATCCTGAAGGTCCACAACAAGGGTGTCATCGTCGACGGGAGGAGGGTCCTCGTGAGCTCCATCAACTGGAACGCGAACTCGCCGGCGTTCAACAGGGAGACCGCGCTGGTAGTGGACCACCCGGGAGTCGGGGCGTACTTCTCGGGAGTTTTCGAATCTGACTGGAAGACCGCGGGGAGCGAAGGGGAACCGGGTCGCCACCCGGACACGGCAAAGGTGCTTGCCGCGGTCGCGGTCGTCGTGCTCGTCGCGTGCGTTTTCTCCCTGAAGCGGGGGAGACGCAGGTAA
- a CDS encoding uridylate kinase, with product MFSPPLVIKLGGSLYSRAGEICAFLLERSPPVLVVPGGGPFARAVRETGAGGTAAHWMAVAAMEQFGWYLSRFGIPVTGQLSVSEGPRVLLPYIPLRSADPLPHSWDVTSDTIAAWCAWTLGVPLVLLKAVDGIRSGGRLLRRVDAPVETGDVDPCFLGFVLERGVPAVVISGLRLERLAAVLDGAVPRGTTIGF from the coding sequence ATGTTCTCCCCCCCGCTCGTCATCAAGCTCGGAGGGAGCCTGTACTCGAGGGCTGGCGAGATCTGCGCCTTCCTCCTCGAGAGGTCTCCCCCCGTGCTCGTCGTTCCCGGGGGCGGGCCCTTCGCGCGGGCGGTGAGGGAGACGGGCGCGGGAGGGACGGCAGCGCACTGGATGGCCGTCGCCGCCATGGAGCAGTTCGGGTGGTATCTCTCGCGCTTCGGTATCCCCGTCACGGGGCAGCTCTCCGTCTCCGAGGGGCCCCGCGTGCTCCTCCCCTACATCCCCCTCCGCTCCGCAGACCCCCTCCCGCACTCGTGGGACGTGACCTCGGATACGATCGCCGCGTGGTGCGCATGGACGCTCGGCGTCCCCCTCGTCCTCCTCAAGGCGGTGGACGGCATCCGCTCCGGGGGGAGGCTCCTCCGGCGCGTCGACGCGCCGGTCGAGACGGGTGACGTGGATCCCTGCTTCCTCGGGTTCGTCCTCGAGCGCGGGGTGCCCGCGGTGGTCATCTCGGGGCTGCGGCTTGAACGGCTCGCCGCCGTTCTCGACGGCGCGGTGCCCCGCGGGACAACCATCGGCTTTTAA
- a CDS encoding malate dehydrogenase, whose product MAKVTILGATGNVGTFCAHTIGHIPYVDKILLHGREGRENLLAGITRDLSDCFAAAGHDVDLSWTTSFADAGDSDVIVCTAGVARKPGQDRLDLALENARIVSKMAGAIGMHAPRAMFLMVTNPVDVMTSVALRYAHMPPHQVFGLGTHLDSMRLKFLIARHFKVHVSEVHTRIIGEHGDSMVPLWSATTIGGIQISNLPAFNGLPMEDIMGRVRSSGEEIIRNKGATVYGPGEAIATLVRTVLGNENRILTVSAYIRSEVHGIGDVCIGVPARINRQGVFPVPIKISDDEVAKFRVSVEKIRSITTAVLEKLGKE is encoded by the coding sequence ATGGCCAAAGTGACAATCCTGGGTGCGACCGGAAACGTTGGCACTTTCTGTGCCCACACAATCGGGCACATTCCCTACGTCGACAAGATCCTCCTCCACGGGAGGGAGGGGCGGGAGAACCTCCTCGCCGGGATCACGAGGGACCTCTCGGACTGTTTCGCCGCGGCGGGACACGACGTCGACCTCTCCTGGACGACGAGTTTCGCCGACGCGGGAGACTCGGACGTGATCGTCTGCACGGCGGGAGTGGCCAGGAAACCAGGCCAGGACCGGCTCGACCTCGCCCTCGAGAATGCCCGCATCGTGTCGAAGATGGCGGGGGCCATCGGCATGCACGCACCGCGGGCCATGTTCCTCATGGTGACGAATCCCGTCGACGTGATGACGTCCGTCGCGCTCCGCTACGCGCACATGCCACCCCACCAGGTGTTCGGCCTGGGCACGCACCTCGACTCCATGCGCCTGAAATTCCTGATCGCGCGTCACTTCAAGGTCCACGTGAGCGAGGTCCACACCCGCATCATCGGGGAACACGGGGACTCGATGGTCCCGCTCTGGTCCGCGACCACCATCGGGGGCATCCAGATCTCGAACCTGCCCGCATTCAACGGGCTCCCCATGGAAGACATCATGGGGCGCGTCAGGTCGAGCGGGGAAGAGATCATCAGGAACAAGGGCGCGACCGTGTACGGCCCGGGAGAAGCCATCGCAACGCTCGTGAGGACAGTGCTCGGGAACGAGAACAGGATCCTCACGGTCTCTGCCTACATCCGCAGCGAGGTCCACGGGATAGGCGACGTGTGCATCGGTGTCCCGGCAAGGATAAACAGGCAGGGCGTATTCCCCGTCCCCATCAAGATATCGGACGACGAGGTCGCGAAGTTCAGGGTATCGGTGGAGAAAATAAGGAGTATCACCACCGCCGTCCTCGAGAAGCTCGGGAAGGAATGA
- a CDS encoding Holliday junction resolvase-like protein translates to MQDTTVSLLAAVLAALLIAFLWLLVSHVRLRERVGERARAMFEEWRAESLEREAKERAEVLCREWVAANEARVRRDAVARSEAAVRGRVTEHLLPFFPQFPYNPRDARFLGSPVDFVVFSGLSAGRLEEIVFVEVKSGRAASLSERERMVRSCVEEGRVRYRVLRTGGE, encoded by the coding sequence ATGCAAGATACCACTGTCTCCCTCCTCGCCGCTGTCCTCGCGGCGCTCTTGATCGCGTTCCTGTGGCTCCTCGTCTCCCACGTGCGGCTGCGCGAGAGGGTCGGGGAGAGGGCGCGGGCGATGTTCGAGGAGTGGCGTGCGGAAAGCCTCGAGCGGGAGGCTAAAGAGCGGGCAGAGGTCCTCTGCAGGGAGTGGGTGGCGGCCAACGAGGCGCGGGTGCGGCGGGATGCAGTCGCGCGGAGCGAGGCCGCGGTGAGGGGCAGGGTGACCGAGCACCTCCTCCCCTTCTTCCCCCAGTTTCCCTACAACCCGCGCGACGCGAGGTTCCTCGGGTCCCCCGTGGACTTCGTGGTCTTCTCGGGACTCTCCGCGGGCAGGCTCGAGGAGATCGTCTTCGTCGAGGTGAAGAGCGGGAGGGCGGCCTCACTCTCGGAGAGGGAGAGGATGGTCCGGTCCTGCGTGGAGGAGGGGCGCGTCCGTTACCGCGTGCTGAGAACCGGCGGGGAGTGA
- the nadX gene encoding aspartate dehydrogenase, which translates to MIRVGLLGCGNIGRVIVTHRENFEVVALYDQVHARAKELAEISGGTAHSDFDSFIGADFEYVVEAASVRAARQYGKSVLSRGKNLILLSVGALADSRFLSELVGIAGERGLRIFVPSGAIAGLDNLKVGRISPVRRLVLRTTKSPESLGIEAGERTLVFRGKAHDCIKEFPRNVNVSVALSLAADRDADVELYADPSVTRNIHEIEAEGEFGEIYIRVSNVPSPDNPATSYLAALSILTLLRNLDNPLVVGT; encoded by the coding sequence ATGATTCGGGTCGGGCTTCTGGGGTGCGGGAACATCGGTCGCGTCATCGTGACGCACAGGGAAAACTTCGAGGTCGTGGCCCTCTACGACCAGGTGCACGCCCGGGCCAAGGAGCTCGCCGAGATATCGGGCGGAACCGCGCACAGCGACTTCGACTCGTTCATCGGGGCAGACTTCGAGTACGTGGTCGAGGCGGCCTCGGTCAGGGCTGCGCGGCAGTACGGCAAGAGCGTGCTCTCGAGGGGCAAGAACCTCATCCTCCTCTCCGTGGGTGCGCTCGCAGATTCCCGGTTTCTCTCGGAGCTCGTGGGGATCGCCGGGGAGAGGGGCCTTCGCATCTTCGTCCCGAGCGGCGCGATCGCGGGGCTCGACAACCTCAAGGTGGGCCGAATCTCCCCCGTCCGCCGCCTCGTCCTGCGGACCACGAAGAGCCCCGAGTCCCTCGGGATAGAGGCAGGGGAGAGGACCCTCGTCTTCCGCGGCAAGGCGCACGACTGCATCAAGGAATTCCCCCGCAACGTGAACGTCTCCGTGGCGCTGAGCCTTGCCGCGGACCGCGACGCGGACGTCGAGCTGTACGCGGACCCTTCCGTCACGCGGAATATCCACGAGATAGAGGCGGAGGGTGAGTTCGGCGAGATCTACATCAGGGTGAGCAACGTCCCGAGCCCCGACAACCCGGCGACGAGCTACCTTGCCGCCCTCTCCATCCTCACCCTCCTCCGGAACCTGGACAATCCCCTGGTGGTCGGGACGTGA
- a CDS encoding HEAT repeat domain-containing protein, whose translation MAGREVTEREKREAEEAARRRAVRRLAALLKSPYLDERWKAAEKLGVIGDGSVVPDLIEALSDPFVEVSWIAAKSLGEIGDGRAFEPLLKALQSPEKWLRIGAAIGLGRLGDRRAVPALVQALRDEKALVRKHAAWALGVLGDPSALEPLRALENDPDKRVREEVATAIRILLSAAESARGT comes from the coding sequence ATGGCAGGGAGAGAGGTGACCGAGCGCGAGAAGAGGGAGGCCGAGGAGGCGGCGAGGCGGAGGGCGGTGCGGCGTCTCGCCGCGCTCCTCAAGAGCCCCTACCTCGACGAGCGGTGGAAGGCAGCCGAGAAACTCGGCGTCATCGGGGACGGGTCCGTCGTCCCCGACCTCATCGAGGCCCTCTCCGACCCGTTCGTGGAAGTCTCCTGGATCGCCGCGAAGTCCCTCGGCGAGATAGGGGACGGGAGGGCTTTCGAACCCCTCCTCAAGGCACTCCAGTCCCCGGAGAAGTGGCTCCGCATCGGTGCCGCGATTGGCCTAGGGCGCCTCGGGGACAGGAGGGCGGTCCCCGCACTCGTCCAGGCCCTGAGAGACGAGAAGGCCCTCGTGCGGAAGCACGCCGCGTGGGCGCTCGGCGTCCTCGGCGATCCCTCTGCCCTCGAACCGCTCCGCGCACTCGAGAACGACCCCGACAAGAGGGTGAGGGAGGAGGTCGCCACCGCGATAAGGATACTCCTCTCCGCGGCGGAGTCCGCGCGGGGAACGTGA
- the nadC gene encoding carboxylating nicotinate-nucleotide diphosphorylase: MKGKQEGATPRGGGEDGAGGPFQVPRGLLLSFLDEDAPFGDITSLSVLPRVSCRARIVAREGGVIAGLEEARELFLASGVAFRPLAADGDRVPPGAVLAEVEGPARAVLLVERTALNILIRMSGIATMTRALQDVLDEKLPGARVAATRKTCPGLRLLDKKAVAIGGGDPHRLTLSDGILIKDNHLALVPLEEAIARARAHSCYRKVEVEVESPEMAVRAARAGADILLLDNMTPALVRETIRMLKNAGLPSLPLVEVSGRITPQNIADYAIEGVSLVSVGALTHSVKALDIGLDVVGTGDAPRPARGPAPREYT, translated from the coding sequence GTGAAGGGAAAGCAAGAGGGTGCTACCCCCCGGGGGGGAGGGGAAGACGGGGCCGGCGGGCCGTTCCAGGTCCCCCGCGGTCTCCTCCTCTCCTTTCTCGACGAGGATGCACCGTTCGGTGACATCACCTCGCTCTCCGTCCTCCCGCGCGTGTCCTGCAGGGCGAGGATCGTCGCGCGGGAAGGGGGGGTCATCGCGGGGCTCGAAGAGGCCCGGGAGCTTTTCCTCGCGAGTGGCGTCGCGTTCCGGCCCCTCGCGGCGGACGGCGACCGGGTCCCGCCCGGGGCAGTCCTCGCGGAGGTCGAGGGGCCGGCCCGGGCCGTCCTCCTCGTGGAGAGGACCGCGCTCAACATCCTGATCCGCATGAGCGGGATCGCGACGATGACCCGTGCCCTCCAGGACGTGCTCGACGAGAAACTCCCGGGGGCACGCGTCGCGGCGACCCGGAAGACGTGCCCGGGCCTCCGCCTGCTGGACAAGAAGGCCGTTGCCATCGGCGGGGGGGACCCGCACCGCCTCACCCTCTCCGACGGGATACTCATCAAGGACAACCACCTCGCCCTCGTCCCCCTCGAGGAGGCGATCGCGCGGGCGAGGGCGCACTCGTGCTACAGGAAGGTCGAGGTCGAGGTGGAGAGCCCGGAGATGGCCGTGCGCGCGGCACGCGCGGGGGCAGACATCCTCCTCCTCGACAACATGACGCCCGCGCTCGTCCGGGAGACCATCAGGATGCTGAAAAACGCGGGTCTCCCCTCCCTCCCCCTCGTCGAGGTCTCGGGGCGGATCACCCCGCAGAACATCGCCGACTACGCGATCGAGGGGGTCTCCCTCGTCAGCGTGGGCGCGCTCACCCACAGCGTAAAGGCCCTCGATATCGGCCTCGACGTCGTTGGGACCGGGGACGCTCCCCGGCCGGCACGGGGACCCGCACCGCGGGAATATACCTGA